TCTGTTTTTACAGCATACATAATAAAAACCTATTGCAATATCTCAAAAGCCTTAAATTGTCTTTCTTTTTTGGCTTGAAATTCTGCCTCTTGCAGACGTTTTTTCTCATTTTCTAATTGATCCATATCTCTTTGGTATGCTCTCCAGTTATTTTCCTGTCTTGCTCTTAAAAGTGCGATTTGATTTGCAGTATCTAATGAACCTTTTAAATCTTCTTGTTTGCCTTTGTTTCTAGATATCTCTTTTCCTAATTTATCTAGGTCATCAATTTCTCTTTTTAGGCGATCAAATTGCCTATCTACAACTTGAAGCTCTTTAAATGCACTTGTGGTATTCTTTTTGCAAATATTTCGATGAGAAACATCATTGATCGATGAGCATTGATCTTTTCCGCCAAATTTTACAAATAGATCCCACGCTCTTTCATCAAAATTATCAAGACTAAAACCTGTTGCTTGTGTATAAATTGTATGGCCAGTATTGTAGGCTTCATTATAAAGCTCGTTCATCTCTTTCGTGAAATTTACTATATCTCTTATACCGGTTTTAGTATAAAGATCGTTTGCCCACTGCACCCTTTCATCAGCCCATTTTTTTACTTCACTAACTCTGTGCGTTGCTTCTTCGCCCCATACCTTTACTTTTTCTGCCCAGTCTTTAAGTGTTTGTGTCCATTCCATCATAAAAGTCTTTTGATTTTGTGCTAGTGCTGCACCATCTACAACTGGAATGCCAGATGCAACCAAATTTGATGACAATAGTGCCACTGAAGCAGCCACAACTAAGGTCTTTTTTGTTTTATAAATAAGATTGTTTTGCATTTTTTATCCTTAAAATCTGTATAGCTCTTTTACGAGCTGATATTTTTCATCATAGCCAATATTCATAGCATTGATCTTTGTTAGCTCATCTACATAGTCTTTTGAAGTAGAAAGCACTCTTACCATATTTCCCAAGTGACTAAGATTGATTTTTGCAATCGCCCTGTAATCAACTCCCTTTTTGATTAAAAATTCATATTTTTCAGGTATTGTTGTTTTTACAAATTGATATTCGGCTTCACTCATATTCAGGACTCTACAATAATCATCTTCTTTGGCTTTTGGATTACTGAGTAGTAAAATAGTTTCACTTTGCTCCATTATCGCTGTGCCTATATCTGATTTTGCTATATCTTCCACGCTCTGAGTGCCTAAAAATAAAAAGCCGTTTTCTTTTCTAATGGTCTTTTCTTTGTTGAAAACCTCTTTGCTTACGACTGGATTTTTGAGCCAGTCCCACGCCTCATCAATGAATAAACCAAATCTACGACCATCAACCATATCAATAATACGCCACAAGATATAATAAGCAACGTATGGCGAAATTTCATCGTCGCTAAGTAAGTCTGTGCCATCTATGCCATAAACAAGAATGTTTTCATCACTAAAATCTAATGTGTCAGTTTCATTATCAAATACCCAGCCAAACTCATTACCGATTGTCCACGCCATAAGTCTAGATTTAAGTGAGCTTGTCTCATTTTCTCCCTCTTGCAATAATTGCCAAACTCTACTTACACCGTGAGTTCTATCACTCTTTTCAAGTCTCATAACGCTATCTACAGCTAAATTTAATTGCTCCTCGTCTCTTGTTGTTAGCATTAGATGGGTTTGTCCGCCTTTGGTTACTAGCATTTTCATTAAAACCTTTAATCGGCGGATATTTTCAGGTGTTGCCTCGCAACAAAACGGATTAAAGCCAGTCGGCTGACCGCTAGTTATCATCACATACTTGCCACCTATTGTCATAATGTTGCCAAGCGCACCTTTGTCTTTGTCTAAATAAAAATAGGTTGCTTTGCGCTTGTCTTTTGGTGTGCTATCTGCAAATGTTTCAAGCTCATTATATTTACACAGCATATTAAGCGTAAAGTTCATTAGCACTGTTTTTCCACCGCCACTTTGACCAAGAACGAAAGTGTTTGCCAAAACATCATTTTTACCAAATTCATCTTTTTGAAAATTTGTCTTATGAATATTAAAGAAAAATGGTTGTCCGTTTGGTGTTTGCAAGATCGCTATTGCATCTCCCCACGGATTACCTTGTTGCTTTCCGCGTGGGAAATTGTGCAGTGCCATAAAACTAGCGTAGTTTTTACTAGAGATTGTATGAAGCCTAGGACGAAGCATAAAATTTGCTGGAAGTTGAGCAAAATATGTAGCTTCAAGGGCAATGTTTGCTTGAGTAGCCAAAAATCCCAAATCCTGCAATACAACTGCTATTTGATTTGCTATGCGTTCGCATTCGTTTTGTTTATCGGCATAGATTACGATAGAAAAGTGATACTCGCCAAATATGATATCGCTTTGTAGCTCATCTAGCGCGGAACTTAGCTCTGAAATTTGACTAATTGCATCATCCTCTGCCGCCATAAGTCTTTTTTGTTGCTTGGTTAGCTCATCTCTTGCCTCTTTTTTAGAGAGTGGAGTAAAGCTTTGCGTTATTGTGTATTCAACATTTGCATACATCAAACTATCGAAAATACCGCTAAAACTTACATTTGGATAGTCTTTTAACTCAATG
The sequence above is a segment of the Campylobacter hyointestinalis subsp. lawsonii genome. Coding sequences within it:
- a CDS encoding type IV secretion system protein, with translation MQNNLIYKTKKTLVVAASVALLSSNLVASGIPVVDGAALAQNQKTFMMEWTQTLKDWAEKVKVWGEEATHRVSEVKKWADERVQWANDLYTKTGIRDIVNFTKEMNELYNEAYNTGHTIYTQATGFSLDNFDERAWDLFVKFGGKDQCSSINDVSHRNICKKNTTSAFKELQVVDRQFDRLKREIDDLDKLGKEISRNKGKQEDLKGSLDTANQIALLRARQENNWRAYQRDMDQLENEKKRLQEAEFQAKKERQFKAFEILQ
- a CDS encoding VirB3 family type IV secretion system protein, with amino-acid sequence MLVSEPIYKALTRPPMVFGVPMVPFMMMVFGWALFAIFAKLLFGDVYLLLAVMIIPSIFVFQMLVKKDDMAFRLWGLQLRFFRSPAINKFYNGRKSYMANSTYSKQSLRNKYPKLSVVGLSEFANLENLIPYQTLIDNIVITKEGDYLASWRVDGIAFEVEDDELIDMNKNKLNMLVRQFAGENVSFYFHNARINTQVNQKGYFSNEFLKNFAKKYYEIFSADNLKENRLYLTAIYSPLSRAEKMSFKNQNIEAKKRQIRTHLKSFNQKCNVIEQNLSHFKPYRLGVYDIEGVKFSSQLELYNYLIGGKFTKVRVPNAPLDFYLNGNLNEIFPSQHTMQLNYNDGTRKFVKAIELKDYPNVSFSGIFDSLMYANVEYTITQSFTPLSKKEARDELTKQQKRLMAAEDDAISQISELSSALDELQSDIIFGEYHFSIVIYADKQNECERIANQIAVVLQDLGFLATQANIALEATYFAQLPANFMLRPRLHTISSKNYASFMALHNFPRGKQQGNPWGDAIAILQTPNGQPFFFNIHKTNFQKDEFGKNDVLANTFVLGQSGGGKTVLMNFTLNMLCKYNELETFADSTPKDKRKATYFYLDKDKGALGNIMTIGGKYVMITSGQPTGFNPFCCEATPENIRRLKVLMKMLVTKGGQTHLMLTTRDEEQLNLAVDSVMRLEKSDRTHGVSRVWQLLQEGENETSSLKSRLMAWTIGNEFGWVFDNETDTLDFSDENILVYGIDGTDLLSDDEISPYVAYYILWRIIDMVDGRRFGLFIDEAWDWLKNPVVSKEVFNKEKTIRKENGFLFLGTQSVEDIAKSDIGTAIMEQSETILLLSNPKAKEDDYCRVLNMSEAEYQFVKTTIPEKYEFLIKKGVDYRAIAKINLSHLGNMVRVLSTSKDYVDELTKINAMNIGYDEKYQLVKELYRF